Proteins encoded by one window of Gouania willdenowi chromosome 4, fGouWil2.1, whole genome shotgun sequence:
- the LOC114461958 gene encoding NAD-dependent protein deacylase sirtuin-5A, mitochondrial, translated as MIVPQLTCRALLNVHLRKNMSRPSSDLAAFREIFSKSKSVAVLTGAGVSAESGVPTFRGEGGYWRKWQAQDLATPEAFSRNPSRVWEFYHYRRELMLTKEPNAAHLAIAECEQRLAEQGRSLTVITQNIDELHRRAGSKNLLEIHGSLFKTRCMTCSHEAANYQSPICAALQGKGAPDPDTDEELIPVHHLPRCEQPGCDGLLRPAVVWFGESLNSDVLQEAETVLDKCDLCLVIGTSSVVYPAAMFAPQVAARGVPVAEFNMEDTPATRSFTFHFHGPCGTILPPALSRHLSEPK; from the exons ATGATTGTGCCACAGCTCACCTGTCGAGCTTTGCTGAACGTTCACCTGAGGAAGAACATGTCTCGGCCCAGCTCAG ATCTGGCAGCGTTCAGGGAGATTTTCTCCAAATCTAAAAGTGTCGCCGTGTTAACTGGAGCAGGGGTGAGCGCTGAGAGCGGCGTGCCCACCTTCAGAGGAGAGGGGGGATACTGGAGGAAATGGCAAGCTCAG GATCTGGCAACCCCAGAGGCCTTTTCCAGAAACCCTTCCCGCGTGTGGGAGTTCTACCACTACCGCCGTGAGCTGATGCTCACCAAGGAGCCCAACGCTGCTCACCTGGCCATCGCTGAGTGTGAGCAGCGTCTGGCTGAACAGGGCCGATCGCTCACTGTCATCACACAGAACATAGACGAGCTGCACCGCCGGGCCGGATCCAAGAACCTTCTGGAGATTCACG GAAGCTTGTTTAAAACTCGCTGTATGACCTGCAGCCACGAAGCAGCCAATTACCAAAGCCCCATCTGTGCAGCCCTGCAGGGCAAAGG AGCTCCAGACCCAGACACGGACGAAGAGCTGATCCCCGTGCATCACCTGCCCAG atGTGAGCAGCCAGGTTGTGACGGCCTCCTCAGACCAGCTGTGGTTTGGTTTGGTGAGAGTTTGAACTCTGACGTCCTCCAGGAGGCGGAGACAGTTCTGGACAAATGTGACCTGTGTCTAGTG ATCGGAACGTCTTCTGTCGTGTATCCAGCTGCCATGTTTGCCCCCCAGGTGGCAGCCAGAGGGGTTCCTGTAGCTGAGTTCAACATGGAGGACACTCCCGCCACCAGGAGCTTCAC GTTTCACTTCCACGGCCCCTGTGGGACCATTCTACCTCCAGCGCTGTCTCGTCACCTGTCTGAACCAAAGTGA